From the genome of Elusimicrobiota bacterium:
AACTGTGTAAAACGCGAACTTGAAGAAGAAACAGGATTCACTTCTAACAATATAAAAAAATTGATTTCTTATTATCCATCAACCGCATTCTCTACAGAAAAACTGCATATATTTGTTGCTAAGAATCTCAAAAAGGTAGATGTAAAACCGGATGCTGACGAGTTTATAAAGCCAGAAATTATTGACTTAAAAATTGCGATGGATTGGATAAAGATGGGTAAAATTGAAGATGCAAAAACTGTTATCGGGCTTCTGTATTATTCCAAGTTCAAAAAATTTCTTTCATAACAGGCACTTCGTTACAATTCGGGAATAGATGGCATTTAACACATTCAAACCAGATTTTATGTGGCAGGATATCTTTTGAAATTATTTTAAACCCAAGTTTTTGGAAAAATGCCGGCTTGAATGTTAATGCAAAAACCCGTTTTATACCAAGTTGTCTGGAAGTTAAAATACATATATTCACAAGTGACTTACCAATCCCTTTTCCTCTATATTTTGGAGATACTGCGAGTGCTTTTATTTCTGCAAGGTCTTCCCAAGTAGTAAAAAGTTCACAGCAACCGATAATTTTTTTGTTTGTTTCAGCAACATAAAAATTCTGTAACTCTTCATAAAGTTGACTCAGAGACCTTGGTAGCATCTCACCGTTTTTGGCATAGAAGTTAATAAGTTTATGAATCTTTTTAACATCAGAAACTTTTGCTTTTCTTATCATAGTTCTGTTCCTCTCATAAATGCAGTAAGATTAGTATCCAGTAAATTGTTTCTAGTGCTAAAAGTGTTTTTGATAATATCTGTAACAATTTCTACAGGAAAAAGGGTTGTCGTTGAAATAAGTTTACCAAGCATAACCATATTCGCTACACGGACATCGCCAATATCTGATGCTGTTTCAGTTGCAGGTATCTTAATAGCATTTTCTAAAAAGGACTCTACAAGTGATGAATTAACAAATAACAATCCATCTTTTTTTATTTTTGGTGAAAACCGGCTAAACGATTGTTGATTCATAACTATCAAAATTGATGGATTAGTAACTATCGGCGAGCCGATTTCTTCATCTGAAATTATCACAGAACAGCTTGCAAAGCCACCCCGTATTTCAGCACCGTAAGACGGAAAAAATGTCGTATATTTGTTTTGGGATACTGCAACATTGCACAGAAGTGTACCAAAAAACATTATTCCCTGACCACCACTACCAGCAATAATAATCTCTTCATACATAATTTCGTTCAAACCAATGTAAGCATTTGCTTACATTTTTATTTTTTATTTTTATAAACACCTAACGGAAAAGTTTTGCCCAAAACATTATCTACCCATTTTACCGACTCAACAGGTGTCATCTGCCAGTCAGTTGGACACTGTGACAAAACCTCAACTAATGAAAATCCAAGATTATTGATTTGGTTTTGAAATGCTTTTTTGATTGCCTTTTTTGCCCGCATGATATTTTTGGGGCTTGTCACCGAAACCCGTTCAAGATAGCAAACACCGTCAAGCGAGGATAGAAGTTCACAAACCTTTAGTGGATAGCCATCTCGTTTGGCATCTCTGCCAAATGGTGTAGTGGTTGTTTTTTGTCCTAAAATCGTCGTCGGTGCCATCTGTCCACCAGTCATCCCATAATTGGCATTATTAACAAAGATAGTCGTTATGTTTTCACCGCGATTGGCAGCATGAACAATTTCAGCGGTCCCTATCGCCGCAAGGTCACCATCACCTTGATATGTAAAAACAATTCTATCCGGTAGACATCTTTTTATACCAATCGCAACCGCAGGTGGTCTACCGTGTGCCGATTCGGTTACATCAAAATTCCAATAATAGTAAGCAAAAACAGCACAACCAACAGGCGCTACTGCTATTATTTTTTCGCGTATATTTAATTCATCAATAACTTCT
Proteins encoded in this window:
- a CDS encoding NUDIX hydrolase, whose translation is MKEKLLKKKKIYSGKILNLFADDVILPNRKKALREYIKQPNAVAVIPFVNTKKIVLVKQYRYPIKKITYELPAGKTVKNESPYNCVKRELEEETGFTSNNIKKLISYYPSTAFSTEKLHIFVAKNLKKVDVKPDADEFIKPEIIDLKIAMDWIKMGKIEDAKTVIGLLYYSKFKKFLS
- a CDS encoding N-acetyltransferase encodes the protein MIRKAKVSDVKKIHKLINFYAKNGEMLPRSLSQLYEELQNFYVAETNKKIIGCCELFTTWEDLAEIKALAVSPKYRGKGIGKSLVNICILTSRQLGIKRVFALTFKPAFFQKLGFKIISKDILPHKIWFECVKCHLFPNCNEVPVMKEIF
- a CDS encoding 2-oxoacid:acceptor oxidoreductase family protein → MYEEIIIAGSGGQGIMFFGTLLCNVAVSQNKYTTFFPSYGAEIRGGFASCSVIISDEEIGSPIVTNPSILIVMNQQSFSRFSPKIKKDGLLFVNSSLVESFLENAIKIPATETASDIGDVRVANMVMLGKLISTTTLFPVEIVTDIIKNTFSTRNNLLDTNLTAFMRGTEL
- a CDS encoding thiamine pyrophosphate-dependent enzyme, which encodes MKAIFLKPESLTEKTNSYCSGCGHGVIHRLIAEVIDELNIREKIIAVAPVGCAVFAYYYWNFDVTESAHGRPPAVAIGIKRCLPDRIVFTYQGDGDLAAIGTAEIVHAANRGENITTIFVNNANYGMTGGQMAPTTILGQKTTTTPFGRDAKRDGYPLKVCELLSSLDGVCYLERVSVTSPKNIMRAKKAIKKAFQNQINNLGFSLVEVLSQCPTDWQMTPVESVKWVDNVLGKTFPLGVYKNKK